The genomic stretch GGAGTCATGCATAAGAAGAATAATACGATCCCTACCCGGGACCTGCTCCTTGACGTTTTTAAGGATCGTCTCTACAGACACCACTGGAGCAGTGGAGTCCCCGGTGCTGACATTCCAGTCATACACTAAGTAGTCTTCTGCATCTACCGCATTATAGTAACTGACGTGGAAGTTACCGTGGGTACCTCCCGGTGTACGAATCACTTGCGGACGAACACCAATGAGTCGATAAATCAATTCCTCGTTCTTCTTAAGGTTGGCAACAAAGTCCTCTGGGCTGCGATAAATCTCACTATAATTATGAGAATAGGTATGATTACCTATAACATTGCCTTGTTCGTAGGTCTGCTTGAATAACTCCGGATATTTTTCCACCTGAGTCCCGATCACAAAGAACGTGGCCTGTACCCCTTCCCTCTTGAGAATCTCTAATAGGGGAGCCGTATTCTCTGAAGGACCGTCATCAATCGTTAAATATACTATCTTCGGAGGCTCTTCTTTAAAAACCCGATGCTTCATGGCCAACCCCGGAGCGGTCGGTGGTGTACCGGATAATTCATAGAAGGTGCGAATCGGTGTGCCCGGGGGCGCCGGTACCGGAGCTTGCTTCAGCGGGTCTTTGGAGGGGATTCCCGAAGGGGGTATCTCAGTAAATACTGGGGTGCCTTCTTCATCACTAACCTTCGGATCTATGTTATCAGTATCATCCTTTTGCTCCTTCTCAGTGGGGTCTTCTAAGGGTTCTGCTGAAGGCCCTTCTGACGGTTCTTTGGTGGGTCCTTCCGGTTCCCCAGGCTTCTGCTTGTCCTGAACGTCTGGAGTTCCATTGACCATAACAAGAGATTTCAAGGATGTGTCACACCCGGCTAGGATAAGTACCCCCATGATAAGGAATATAAGTCCGCATCTTCTCCACATGCTGCTTTCTCTTCTCAAATTATACGCCCCTCTTCTCTGCTGTCTTATCATAATCTGTCAAATAGTTACTAAAAAGCAAGAATTCTTACTCATTAATAATAGACGTATAACCCAGTCGTTTTGTTACTCGAAAATGCAAGTTAATAGAAATTTAATATTTTCTTATGAGGAAAAAGCGCAAGATTTCCCCGAGGGAACTCCTGCGCCTTCTATCATACTCTTTATATCATTTCTATGCTAGAGGCTTTGATCAAGTGAAGATAATTTGACCACCGGCGGAAAGATTGTAGAAATCCCCCACGGTGAGGACACTGTCCAACTGATCACAAAAATCCTCTTTCTTCAATTTAAACATCTCTACTGTTGCCAGGCAGGCATAGATTTTTCCACCGGCGTCAGAAATCATTTCGATAAATTCCCCGATTGGTGGAATATCTAATTCTTCCATCTGCTTTTTCATCATATTCGTTGCCATGGAGGACATTCCAGGTAATATGCCGATGAGAGAAGGAATACCCATAGCCGGGTTCCCTACCGTAGCGACTTTAATGTTATTCATTTTACTCTTTGTTATAGTGTTCAGACCAAAAAAGGTAAAGAATAAATTCACTTCGATTCCCATCATTCTAGCACCGTTGGCCATAATCAATCCCGGATATACTCCTTCTAAGGAACCTTGAGAGATAATAATTGAAACCTTCTTAATCTTTCCTTCGTCGCTCATATTAATCCTTCTCCTTTCTAGACACAACTGACGGGTTTGCTTAAACCAGCAACCTTGGTCGCTTTAAGAAGGGGACCTTCAGGAAATAAAGCATAAAGTTCTTGAGTACCAATGTTGCCGACCTTGTTTACTCTACGAATAGTTGGGATTTTGCCTGTCTCAGCAAAGTCCTTCTGCAGGAACTCGATAATCTTCCAGTGGCCGGGGGTTAGATCCCCTAACCCGAGTTCCTTGGCAATAGCCTCGGCAATGTCTTTGTTCCACTGAGCTCCGCTTACCAGATAACCTTCTTCTGTTACATCAACTGAAAAGCCCGCAATGTCCTTTTTCATGGTTAGTCCTCCTTTTTATTTTGGGTTAGGATGGATTAGCTGGATTATTAAGTTTTTTCCCGCTAGTTTTCAGCTCGGCTGTAACTGTGGGAATAGGAATTCCTCTTAAAAGCATGTTCCAATAGATTGTCTTAAAGGCTAATTTGCCTAGGTGATTAATTCTGGATTCTTTGAGAAGTGAGAAGGGCCCAATTCCAGGTATGGGGAAGGTTCCTTCTACGGGTTCAATATCATAGTTAAAATCAATCAACAGGGCTTTATTATAGCCGGATTCGATATAACAATTGGCATGACCATCAAAATGGGCTTTTAAGGGCTTGTTGACGATATAGCTCAAAATGTTCTCGGTTAAAATCTCTGCTTGGAAATGAGCAACGGATCCAGCTTTAGAGGCAGGTAGATCTGTGGCATCTCCGATCACGAAAATATTCTCATGCTTTTTCGATTGCAGCGTATGCTTATCCGTAGGGACAAAGTTCAACTCATCACCTAGATTCGAACGGTCAATCACAGAGCTTCCCATATTCACCGGTACAGTCACTAGAAGATCATAGTCTACTTCTTTGCCATCGACAGAAATAAGCTTCTTGTTTTTCGCATCGACATGGGGGATGCTAAAATTATTGATCATTTTGATGTTTTTCTTAGGAAAGAGATAGCTAAGGGTATCCGAGCATGTTTGCTTGGTAAAGGCACCATCCAAAGGAGTAACATAAATGAGCTCCACTTTGTCACGCATTTTAAGCTTTTCTTTAAAGAACCAATCCGCTAAAAAGATAAACTCCAAAGGAGCTACCGGACATTTGATTGGCATTTCTGTAACATGAACAACTAACTTTCCGCCCTGCCAATCCTTTAACTTGTCTCGCAGAGCAACTGACCCCTCGATGGTGTAGAAATCAAAGATGTCTTTGCGCCATGCTTCCATTACACCATCTACTTCACCCGGAACGATTTCACATCCAGTCGCGATAATCAGTACGTCGTAAGGAATCACCCAATCATTTTTTAAGACAACTTGATTCTTATCCGCTTCAATCAACTCTATAGTTGATTTGATGTATTCTACATCTTTAGGAATAAAGTCCGTCTTTCTTTTGATGACATCCCTTTCAGAATAGATGTCGAAGGGAATAAAGAGGAACCCTGGCTGATAGTAATGTTTTTCATATTGGTCCACTATGGTGATAGCCCATTCCTTTTTATTCAGCTTTCTATTGAGGTGATTAGCCATCATGGTTCCCGCTGTGCCTGCTCCTAGAATGAGTACCCTTTTCATAGAACTGCCCCTTTCCTATTATTCACTAAATTTAAGGATATTGTTTAGAATCCTAGTGACTTCTTCTTTGATATCTTTCTCTTCTAATATCGCTTTGTCCAAGCAGCGATCAACAAAATGTTTGTTGAGCATGTTCTTAACTTTGTGCATAGAACCGCTTACAGCTGAAAATTGAACGAGAACATCTGCGCATTCCTTTTCCTCTTCGATCATCTTCTCGATGCCACTGATATGCCCTTTGATTGTTTTCAATCGCAATAGAATGTCTTCTTTTTCACTTAAGGCCATGTAAACAACTCCCTACCTTAAAATCCCCTTCAACAACTTCTTAAATCTTTACTACCCCCTCCGGGTATAGGGGTCTTGGAATTAGTATACACTTTCACTAGTAGTGGTGTCAATATATAATTTCCCTAAAATTCTCAATATTTTTTAAGTCCATTAAGACGCGTGTAGGGTGGGCAGCGCGGCGCTATAATTCTACTGAATCCGCAAATTAAGAAGCTGATGGTTAACAAAAAGTATTCGTTAAGCATCAGCCTCTAGCCATTATCTATATTAACTTTATCTACGATAATCTATTTTCTTATAAGCACATAGTCCTCAATAGCCTTTGCCACACCATCCTCCTCATTGGAGGATGTTATAACTTTCGCGACATCCTTTACTTCTTGATGTGCATTTTCCATAGCTACCCCAAGACCTGCATAGCGGATCATCTCGAGGTCGTTCAGGCTATCGCCAATAGCCATAACTTCTTCCGGTTTAATGCCTAATCCCTTGGCAAAGTTCAGTAGAGTATTGCCCTTATTGACTTCCGGATGATTTATTTCAAGAAAATATGGCTTCGATGAGGTGAGATGGAGCATCTTGGGGAACATAACATGGAGCTTCTCTCGCCAAATTTTTAGTTCATCAGGATGAGCAAAAATAATGATCTTCTCTACCCCTTCCTTTTCTTCTTCGAGAATCTCAAGAAGATCAGCTTCTTCCACCCTAACTCCGGTTTTCTGCCCATAGGCCTCAGACCACTCATTCGTTTTTTGCACGAAAACTTGGTCCCCTTGATACATATGAAGATAAAGTTCTTCGCCCAACAAAAACCGTATAACTTCGCGGGCTACCTCTACCGAGATGACCTTACGATAAAGAATTTTACGGCTTATAGCCTCCTGAATCATCGCCCCATTATAAGTACCTAGATTCTACGTCAGTACTTCAAAAAGCATAATCAAAGCCTTGATAAATATGCGTTCCTTCGAAATTCAGCTTTCACCCATTGGGTGAAAGAAAAGTGCTCAAAAATATGTTAAATTATCAGCTTTTATGACTCGATATATGGTAAAATAATAGTAAGAAAAGTAGTAAAAAGGGGTTCTAATTATGATTAATAAAATTGATTTCAAAGCTAAGAATCTAACATCAAATGCAGGTCTTTTTCTGCTCCTTGAGAATGCAAAAAGCAATGGGATTTTTGATTTTATTGAAAATGACCTCGTATTTGATAATGACTCAACAAATAAAATCAAGATGAATCATATAAAGACCATGCTCTGCGGTCACTTCATTGGCATTGATAAGTTAGAACGTCTAAAGCTACTTCAAAATGATCCCCTCGTCAACGAGTTTGATATTTCCGTAAAAGAACCTGAAACAGTGTCACGGTTTCTAGGAAACTTCAACTTCAAGACAACCCAAATGTTTAGAGACATTAATTTTAAAGTCTTTAAAAAACTGCTCACTAAAAGTAAATTGACATCCATTACGATTGATATTGATAGTAGTGTAATTAACGTAGAAGGTCATCAAGAAGGTGCGTCAAAAGGATATAATCCTAAGAAACTGGGAAACCGATGCTACAATATCCAATTTGCATTTTGCGACGAATTAAAAGCATATGTTACCGGATTTGTAAGAAGTGGCAATACTTACACTGCAAACGGTGCTGCGGAAATGATCAAAGAAATTGTTGCTAACATCAAATCAGACGATTTAGAAATTTTATTTCGAATGGATAGTGGCTACTTTGATGAAAAAATTATCGAAACGATAGAATCTCTTGGATGCAAATATTTAATTAAAGCCAAAAGTTATTCTACACTCACCTCACAAGCAACGAATTCATCAATTGTATTCGTTAAAGGAGAAGAAGGTAGAGAAACTACAGAACTGTATACAAAATTAGTTAAATGGGAAAAAGACAGAAGATTTGTCGTATCTCGCGTACTGAAACCAGAAAAAGAAAGAGCACAATTATCACTTTTAGAAGGTTCCGAATACGACTACTTTTTCTTTGTAACAAATACTACCTTGCTTTCTGAAAAAGTAGTTATATACTATGAAAAGCGTGGTAATGCTGAAAACTATATCAAAGAAGCCAAATACGACATGGCGGTGGGTCATCTCTTGCTAAAGTCATTTTGGGCGAATGAAGCCGTGTTTCAAATGATGATGCTTTCATATAACCTATTTTTGTTGTTCAAGTTTGATTCCTTGGACTCTTCAGAATACAGACAGCAAATAAAGACCTTTCGTTTGAAGTATGTATTTCTTGCAGCAAAAATAATCAAAACCGCAAGATATGTAATCATGAAGTTGTCGGAAAACTATCCGTACAAGGGAGTGTATGAAAAATGTCTGGTATAATAAGAATATCATCAATAAAATTGAGTGTTGCTCTGTGGATAACTTGCAGAGTTTATTAAGTATCATTGCAGCAAAGATGAAATCAATGATTTATCAAAAATGATTGAAAGGTGGTTGTAAATAATGTTACAATGTGTGAGAAGCAGTCTAAATTCTTCGTGAAATAGTGATTTTTGAAGCTAATAAAAACACACGTGGAATTTAGGTACATTATTAATAAACTCGAGGATAGTGATAAGATAACCGCGATAGCGGTTGATTTTATCGGCATCCACGTGCATGGTACACCCTCCGGGTACAATCCCGTGCCCATGGGGAGCCTTGCCCCCGAAAACTCCGAACGCCGCATGTGCATACCGAGAAACTTCGATGGCTTGGAAATAATGATCAGTCATACGTTGATCTTCTTGGGGAGTAAGGCGAATATCTCCCTCCAAATGAGGTAGGAAGGGGGGGATGTCGGGGCCTTTGAAATAATCAGGCATGCTCAGAAGGTAGAAATGACGGAGATGATTCTGCAGGAAATCACTACCCATAATAAGATTGCGGAGGACCAATCCGTTCGGTGGAACGGCCATCCCCAGGGCTTGCTCCACTGCATAAGACGCCGCCACCCCATGAACTGAGGAGCAGATGCCGCAGATGCGCTGCGTATAATAAGGCATATCAAAAGCGGATCGACCTTCGAGAATTTGCTCAAAGCCTCGGTAGAGGGTATCCGCGATCAAGGCGTCTTGGATCACTCCGTTTTCTAGATGGGCCTCTACCAACATCGGATTGTGGATTCGGGTAAACGGAAAAACAACCTTCTTCTCCAGTAAGCTCACTCCTCGTTCACTTGTAAAATCAACCGCCCATGTCGATTGGCGGCATCACTTTTGGTCATTGCTGAGATTTCTTGGGCCGATAGGTATGATACGTCTTGGCTTTCTTCAGCTGGATCTTTTTCTTCACCTGGTTCGTCGATTGAATTAGATTCCGATGAAGACGTCCTTTATAAAGTGAGCTTAGAAAATGTCCGCCAATCCCTAGGGTAGCTAAGCCTAAGACCCCTCTACCGATTCGATCGGTTGTTTCGCGGGTTCCTCCGGGGAAGGTGATGTCGGAAAAATGATTGGTAAAAGGCTCCATAAGATCAGGAAACCCGGGCTCGGTGCAGCCGATGCAGGGAGAGTTACAGCCGATTGGCCAGTTGTAGCGGTCGTTCCAGCGACGGATAGGGCAGTCGGCATAGGTGACGGGTCCTTTGCAGCCTACGCGGTAAAGACATTCCTTCTGACCGATATCTGTAGCAAAGATACCTTGGTCGTAGTAACGACGTCGCGGGCAGTTGTTATGAATGGTTTCTCCGTAAAACATTTTGGGACGGCCGAATTTTTCTAGTTCAGGCTCCCCATATAGAGCCAAATGCAGAAGGGTACCCATAATCCAATCCGGATGGGCAGGGCAACCGGAGACATTGATAATTCGGCGTTCGGGGAGGATCGTTTGTGTACCGGTACTCTGGGACGGGTTAGGATACCCAGAGGCAGGCCCCCCATAAGTAGCACAATTACCTATGGCCACGATATATTTAGCTTTTAAACCCAGCCTACGAACCAGGTCCAGGCCTGTGACCATTTGGCCGTTTTCGAGGCCGGCGTAATTATAATGACCATTATCTCTACGCGCGATAGATCCTTGGACAATAAGTATGAATTCATGGGCTAGAGTTTCTTCCATATCCAATAAGACCTTATAGGCTGACTCCCCTTGGGTTTGCATCATGGTCCAGTCATAACGCCATTCAGTGATGTTGGTAAAAATATCGGATAGTGTCGGTGTCCAAATATTATCTAAAGAGATACTATCTCCGGTACAGGTTCCCGTCTCTACCATCAGAATGGGTAGCTTCTTTTTAATATCTCCTTGAGCTAAGGCTTTTTCTAATTCGGGGGTTACTAAGCTGATAAAGTTGCCAAGAATGGCTCCTTTGACGACCAGCTTAAGAAATTCTCGACGGTTCAGCACATCATAACCCTCCTTAAAGGAATATTTTCCCCCAAAGAAGGGCTAATCATTCAAAAAACAAGAAGTGGAGTTATGAAAAATCATAACTCCACTTC from Desulfitobacterium dichloroeliminans LMG P-21439 encodes the following:
- a CDS encoding polysaccharide deacetylase family protein, with the translated sequence MGVLILAGCDTSLKSLVMVNGTPDVQDKQKPGEPEGPTKEPSEGPSAEPLEDPTEKEQKDDTDNIDPKVSDEEGTPVFTEIPPSGIPSKDPLKQAPVPAPPGTPIRTFYELSGTPPTAPGLAMKHRVFKEEPPKIVYLTIDDGPSENTAPLLEILKREGVQATFFVIGTQVEKYPELFKQTYEQGNVIGNHTYSHNYSEIYRSPEDFVANLKKNEELIYRLIGVRPQVIRTPGGTHGNFHVSYYNAVDAEDYLVYDWNVSTGDSTAPVVSVETILKNVKEQVPGRDRIILLMHDSYGKGTTVEALPQIIQFLKQRGYEFGVLSPEVAPILFPGGFHS
- a CDS encoding DsrE/DsrF/DrsH-like family protein, with amino-acid sequence MSDEGKIKKVSIIISQGSLEGVYPGLIMANGARMMGIEVNLFFTFFGLNTITKSKMNNIKVATVGNPAMGIPSLIGILPGMSSMATNMMKKQMEELDIPPIGEFIEMISDAGGKIYACLATVEMFKLKKEDFCDQLDSVLTVGDFYNLSAGGQIIFT
- a CDS encoding TusE/DsrC/DsvC family sulfur relay protein, producing the protein MKKDIAGFSVDVTEEGYLVSGAQWNKDIAEAIAKELGLGDLTPGHWKIIEFLQKDFAETGKIPTIRRVNKVGNIGTQELYALFPEGPLLKATKVAGLSKPVSCV
- the sqr gene encoding type III sulfide quinone reductase, selenoprotein subtype, whose translation is MKRVLILGAGTAGTMMANHLNRKLNKKEWAITIVDQYEKHYYQPGFLFIPFDIYSERDVIKRKTDFIPKDVEYIKSTIELIEADKNQVVLKNDWVIPYDVLIIATGCEIVPGEVDGVMEAWRKDIFDFYTIEGSVALRDKLKDWQGGKLVVHVTEMPIKCPVAPLEFIFLADWFFKEKLKMRDKVELIYVTPLDGAFTKQTCSDTLSYLFPKKNIKMINNFSIPHVDAKNKKLISVDGKEVDYDLLVTVPVNMGSSVIDRSNLGDELNFVPTDKHTLQSKKHENIFVIGDATDLPASKAGSVAHFQAEILTENILSYIVNKPLKAHFDGHANCYIESGYNKALLIDFNYDIEPVEGTFPIPGIGPFSLLKESRINHLGKLAFKTIYWNMLLRGIPIPTVTAELKTSGKKLNNPANPS
- a CDS encoding metal-sensing transcriptional repressor codes for the protein MALSEKEDILLRLKTIKGHISGIEKMIEEEKECADVLVQFSAVSGSMHKVKNMLNKHFVDRCLDKAILEEKDIKEEVTRILNNILKFSE
- a CDS encoding IS1380-like element ISEcp1 family transposase — protein: MINKIDFKAKNLTSNAGLFLLLENAKSNGIFDFIENDLVFDNDSTNKIKMNHIKTMLCGHFIGIDKLERLKLLQNDPLVNEFDISVKEPETVSRFLGNFNFKTTQMFRDINFKVFKKLLTKSKLTSITIDIDSSVINVEGHQEGASKGYNPKKLGNRCYNIQFAFCDELKAYVTGFVRSGNTYTANGAAEMIKEIVANIKSDDLEILFRMDSGYFDEKIIETIESLGCKYLIKAKSYSTLTSQATNSSIVFVKGEEGRETTELYTKLVKWEKDRRFVVSRVLKPEKERAQLSLLEGSEYDYFFFVTNTTLLSEKVVIYYEKRGNAENYIKEAKYDMAVGHLLLKSFWANEAVFQMMMLSYNLFLLFKFDSLDSSEYRQQIKTFRLKYVFLAAKIIKTARYVIMKLSENYPYKGVYEKCLV
- a CDS encoding hydrogenase small subunit, with the translated sequence MLNRREFLKLVVKGAILGNFISLVTPELEKALAQGDIKKKLPILMVETGTCTGDSISLDNIWTPTLSDIFTNITEWRYDWTMMQTQGESAYKVLLDMEETLAHEFILIVQGSIARRDNGHYNYAGLENGQMVTGLDLVRRLGLKAKYIVAIGNCATYGGPASGYPNPSQSTGTQTILPERRIINVSGCPAHPDWIMGTLLHLALYGEPELEKFGRPKMFYGETIHNNCPRRRYYDQGIFATDIGQKECLYRVGCKGPVTYADCPIRRWNDRYNWPIGCNSPCIGCTEPGFPDLMEPFTNHFSDITFPGGTRETTDRIGRGVLGLATLGIGGHFLSSLYKGRLHRNLIQSTNQVKKKIQLKKAKTYHTYRPKKSQQ